Proteins from a single region of Primulina tabacum isolate GXHZ01 chromosome 5, ASM2559414v2, whole genome shotgun sequence:
- the LOC142546658 gene encoding pentatricopeptide repeat-containing protein At3g50420, which produces MWCLIFEIGMKICHVRICSKIGGSKRLFMPPLPPIEASYLATLLLQKCAGAASLREARQLHALLITSTHYHRGSPFLHNNILSMYARCGYLDDSQRVFDKMPQRNIISYNALISAYSRSPQQSYRICRLVHELEDENLVANETTFTSLLHALSGPGNEVLGSLLHNRCIKRGFCNHLLVQTSLLGMYSGLGDMDCAKKVFCLMKNKDTTAWNAIISGCVKNGKIMEGLGLFQNMLKDGVAPTQFTYSLVLKASAKLGDHVMGKLAHAQVLVSETYIDLPLQNVLLHMYCSCGDINALFKVFSRIESPDLVSWNSVIGGFSESGDGDMAMVMFVQLGRVPLVKPDEYTFATVISGTGVYPAARCGKPLHAQIEKAGFARSLYIGSALISMYFSNDDGDTSQKIFSAISNRDVVLWTDMIGGNGKIGESEIALKFFRGLFLEGFKLDNFALSSALSVCADLATLRQGEMIHSVALKTGNDTETCVHGSLVNMYAKIGELKAAESVFSCVSDHDLKCWNSMLGGYGHHGKANEAFQLFDEILKHGLRPDHVTFVSLLAACGHCGLVNESRYFWNFMKEIGLRPGPKHFSCMISLLSRAGLTEEAERLIDESPFADEYLELWRTVLSSCIENRNSREGIRAAEQILAINPEDSATNILLTKLYAAAGRWDDVSKIRRNVREVASDKEPGLSWIEVNKNVHVFSSGDQSHLQNNEIQVELCKLLGNLMPIIEDRVDDIETSFQLRTHDN; this is translated from the coding sequence ATGTGGTGTCTAATATTTGAAATTGGGATGAAAATATGCCATGTACGTATTTGCTCGAAAATTGGCGGGAGCAAACGTCTATTTATGCCACCGTTGCCGCCGATTGAAGCTTCGTATTTGGCAACTCTCCTCTTACAGAAATGCGCCGGGGCAGCCTCTCTCCGGGAAGCTCGTCAGCTCCATGCCTTACTTATTACATCGACGCACTACCACCGGGGATCACCGTTTCTGCACAACAACATCCTGTCCATGTACGCACGATGCGGGTATTTAGACGACTCCCAACGTGTGTTCGACAAAATGCCGCAAAGAAATATCATATCGTACAACGCGCTGATTTCAGCCTATTCGCGTAGTCCCCAACAATCCTATCGGATATGTCGTTTGGTTCACGAATTGGAAGACGAGAACCTGGTGGCAAATGAAACAACCTTCACCAGTCTTCTACACGCATTGTCGGGACCAGGAAACGAGGTATTGGGCTCTTTGTTACATAACCGTTGTATAAAAAGAGGATTTTGCAACCATCTCCTTGTTCAGACCTCTCTACTTGGAATGTACTCGGGTTTGGGGGATATGGATTGTGCTAAAAAAGTGTTTTGTCTTATGAAGAACAAAGACACCACAGCTTGGAACGCTATTATTTCCGGTTGTGTGAAGAATGGAAAAATAATGGAAGGCCTCGGGCTTTTTCAGAATATGCTAAAGGATGGGGTTGCTCCTACCCAATTTACATATTCATTGGTTTTGAAAGCTAGTGCCAAGTTAGGAGATCATGTGATGGGGAAACTTGCGCATGCTCAAGTTCTTGTGTCGGAAACTTACATTGATTTGCCTTTGCAAAATGTGTTGCTTCACATGTATTGTAGCTGTGGTGACATAAATGCGTTGTTTAAGGTTTTTTCGCGAATCGAGAGTCCAGATTTGGTTTCTTGGAACTCAGTTATTGGCGGATTTTCAGAGAGTGGAGACGGAGATATGGCAATGGTTATGTTTGTTCAGCTGGGGCGTGTACCACTTGTTAAACCTGATGAATATACTTTTGCAACGGTTATATCTGGTACAGGTGTATACCCTGCTGCCAGATGTGGGAAACCACTCCATGCCCAAATTGAGAAAGCCGGATTCGCAAGAAGTCTTTATATTGGGAGCGCACTCATCTCCATGTACTTCAGCAATGATGATGGCGACACATCGCAAAAGATTTTCAGTGCTATTTCAAATAGAGATGTCGTTCTTTGGACTGATATGATTGGGGGGAACGGTAAGATCGGGGAAAGTGAGATTGCGTTGAAGTTCTTCCGTGGGTTGTTCCTTGAAGGTTTCAAATTAGATAACTTCGCTTTAAGTAGTGCTTTAAGCGTCTGTGCTGATTTGGCAACTCTAAGACAAGGGGAGATGATTCATTCTGTGGCATTAAAAACCGGAAATGACACTGAAACATGTGTTCATGGATCCTTAGTAAATATGTATGCAAAAATTGGGGAGCTTAAAGCTGCTGAATCTGTATTTTCTTGCGTGTCTGATCATGATTTGAAGTGTTGGAACTCAATGCTCGGAGGTTATGGTCACCATGGTAAAGCCAACGAAGCATTTCAATTATTTGATGAGATTCTTAAACACGGCCTTAGACCGGATCACGTGACTTTCGTATCTTTACTAGCTGCTTGTGGTCATTGTGGCTTGGTGAATGAAAGTCGGTATTTCTGGAACTTCATGAAAGAAATTGGTTTGAGACCAGGACCGAAGCATTTTTCTTGCATGATAAGTTTGTTAAGTCGAGCAGGATTAACGGAAGAGGCCGAGAGGCTGATCGATGAATCACCTTTTGCCGATGAGTATCTGGAATTATGGAGAACGGTTTTGAGTTCTTGTATCGAGAACAGAAATTCGAGAGAAGGTATCCGTGCTGCGGAGCAGATTTTAGCCATAAATCCCGAAGATAGTGCTACAAATATACTGCTTACGAAGCTATACGCTGCAGCAGGGAGATGGGACGATGTCTCGAAAATAAGGAGAAACGTGAGGGAAGTTGCATCGGATAAAGAACCTGGTCTTAGTTGGATAGAGGTCAACAAAAATGTTCACGTGTTTTCTTCAGGGGATCAATCACACCTGCAAAATAATGAAATACAAGTTGAGCTGTGTAAACTTCTCGGGAACTTGATGCCCATTATTGAAGACCGAGtagatgacattgagacctcGTTTCAGCTTCGTACACATGACAATTGA